The Oncorhynchus clarkii lewisi isolate Uvic-CL-2024 chromosome 31, UVic_Ocla_1.0, whole genome shotgun sequence genome includes the window CTGCGTAACGCGGTGGATAATACGGAATAACCGGGAGATTGGAATGATAGAGGACGCGAGACTGTCTCCATCTGTATATTTTCACTGATATAATAACCACTAAACATGTGACGAACAGAAATGAGACTACAGCCAAAGCCAAGACTAAGTAAAAAGTCAGGTTGTCATTGTACTCCTTGTCGTGCGTAAAGTCAGTGAACTCCGAGAGCACTTCAGGGAAGCTGTCCGCCACCGCAACGTTAACATTGACTGTAGCTGAACGAGAGGGCTGCCCGTTGTCCTCCACTACAACAGTGAGCCTTTGTTTCACAACATCTTTATCATTGACTTGGCGTATAGTTCTTATTTCTCCATTCTGTAAGCCCACTTCAAACAGCGCTCTGTCTGTCGCTTTCTGCAGTTTATACGAGAGCCAGGCATTCTGTCCAGAGTCCACATCAACAGCCACCACTTTAGTGACAAGATAGCCCACATCTGCTGAACGAGGCACCATTTCAGCCACCAGAGAGCTGCTAGTCTGGACTGGGTACAGAACCTGAGGCGTGTTGTCGTTCTGGTCCTGGACTAATATTCTAACAGCGACCACtgaactgagaggaggagagcctcCATCCTGCGCTTTTACACGGAACTGGAAATCCTTGATCTGCTCGTAGTCAAAAGAGCGCACTGAATGGATGACTCCACTATCAGCACTAACGGACACATATGAGGAGACGGGCACTCCGTTAACCGAGGAGTCCTCCAGTATGTAAGAAACACGGGCATTCTGGTTCCAGTCAGCGTCTCTGGCGTTCACTGTGAATGTAGAGAGGCCCGGTGTGTTGTTTTCTATAATGTAGGCCTCATATGAGCTCCTCTCAAAGACGGGCGCGTTGTCATTCACATCTGATATCTGTAAGGTGAGAGTGACGCTGCTGGAGAGCGAGGGCACTCCCTCATCAGAGCACGTCACACTGATGTTATACTCAgagtctctctctcggtccaagTCACTGTCTGTTACTAAACTGTAAAAGGCGTTGGATATGGATTTAATGGTGAATGGAATGTTTTCATTTATTCCACAGTGTACCTGTCCGTTACTATCAGAATCTGGGTCGTTAACGCTGATCATGGCTATAACTGTATTAGAGATAGAGTCTTCCGCTATTGAACTAGACTTAGACATTATAATAATAATGGGGCTGTTGTCATTGACGTCAATAACATCTATGATTATTTTACTGGAATCAGAAAGCCCTCCTTCGTCCATTGCCTCGATAAACATTTGATAATATTTTGCCTTTTCATAATCTACATGACCGATTAGTCTAAATTCACCACTTTCGCTGTCTAACTCAAAGAGATCAGTACTGCTGGAGAAAGAATAGCTAACCATGCTATTAGATCCTTTATCCGCATCAGAGGCGCTAACAGTGGCCAATAAGGCTCCTTTAGGTGAATTCTCAACAACCGTTGCTTTGTAAATCTCCTGCGTAAAAACAGGTGCATTGTCGTTTATATCTAACACTGTAACATGTATCTGCACTGTTCCAGATAGCTGCGGTTCGCCTCCGTCTATAGCTGTTAATACTAAAGATAGCTGCTCCTGTTTCTCCCGATCTAAAGGCTTCTGCAAAACCATCTCTACCTTTTTACTTCCATCGGGTTGATTTTTTAGTTTTAAATGAAACAAATCAATGGGATTAAGAGTGTAGCTCTGGAGACAGTTAAGATCAACGTCAGGATCTATTGCTATCTCCAGCATAAATGTAGCGCCAATCACTGCAGACTCACTGATTTCAAAACGTTTCTCGGTCTTCTTAAAACTAGGAGCATTATCGTTTACATCTGTAATCTCAACAGTTACCCGAAAGAATTCCATGGGGTTTTCTAGAATTATCTGAAAATGCAATGCACAAGGCGTTGTCATTCCGCAGAGAGTTTCACGGTCTATTCTCTCTTTGATGAGGAGAACTCCCCTTTCTTTATTCAGCTCGATGTACTCTGCGCTGTCTCCAGTAAAAATACGAGCTTTACCTGATTTCAGTCTTTTAATATCTAAACCTAAATCCTGCACTATGTTACCTACTAAAGAACCTTTCGCCATTTCCTCGGGAATGGAGTAACTAACCTGCCCGTGTACTGAACTGAGAGAGAGGACCGAGATAAACAACAGTACTTGCCGTGTCATTGTTCTGTCCGACATTTTCTTTCCCATATCAAACAAAAAACACGTTACAATCCGTAAAGAACGTCGTGATATTTCATTCGTTTTCACTGTTTAGTGAAGAAAAAAGATGTCGCTAAACTCCACCACTCTGGAACAAAATAATCtcagctctgtgtctctgtgcttaGTGTTCTCTGTAACCCGGACTGTGCGCTCTGCATggggctctttctctctctaatataGCTGGATGATGGGGGAGGTACTGCTGCATTTCCGCTCTAaaactacaacacactgaccgACAGCGTCCCTTTGAGTTCAATCTACTGAACAACAGATATACTTAAAAATAAACACCTTCCAACATATTTGGGAAGGTATGAATCTCCATGGAATAAACACAGCATTATCAAGCTTAACCCAACACAGTAATGTAGGCTATATAAACACATTTCAGCCAATGTATGTAGGATAAATGTAAACCATGATGCCAGTAGTATGTGGACAAGAAATATAAACAAAATACACCTTACGCTAAACTAATCCTCGGGATAGAAAGCAACTTTCTGCAACTATAACCAGCACTATGCTATTACTGTGGATTTTGTAGGATACAGAAAACGTGTATATACTTATGAATCGAATTTCTAGTACGTAAAACGTTTGGTCATCTTTACAAAGGTTAGTTGATATCCCTGTATAATTCACTCTTTACTGTGTTACAGGGTCTATTGCAATACAGCCGCTTTGGAGAGCGGCGCTGTTCACGACCGTGGTGCTGAAATGGCCAAATATCAGTGAAATTCAGAGCATTTCTGACCATGGAACCTTCGCAGGTATGAAGACAAGATTTAGAAACAGCTAAAATCGTAAAGAAACAGATATAAAATGTACATGTCGCAGTTCAACCTTAGATTAAAGGGAAGGATAATGACTCAAATATAACAGACCTCTAGTGGGGAGTCTGTTTCATCCAGGATGTTATTTTCACTCTGCATCCGCTGCATCGTCCCTGTAGAACTGGGGTCCATTATCAGTACGTTCTGACTACAGGGTCTGACGAACTTACAGTCACTCTTTCTGGAGTCAGTCGTCCTGCACACCTCGTAATTGTACACGTGCTGTAAAGTTCCTGTCCCCAAGGTGTCTGCGTAACGCGGTGGATAATACGGAATAACCGGGAGATTGGAATGATAAAGGACGCGAGACTGTCTCCATCTGTATATTTTCACTGATATAATAACCACTAAACATGTGATGAACAGAAATGAGACTACAGCCAAAGCCAAGACTAAGTAAAAAGTCAGGTTGTCATTGTACTCCTTGTCGTGCGTAAAGTCAATGAACTCCGAGAGCACTTCAGGGAAGCTGTCCGCCACCGCCACGTTAACATTGACTGTAGCTGAACGAGAAGGCTGCCCGTTGTCCTCCACTACAACAGTGAGCCTTTGTTTCACAGCATCTTTATCATTGACTTGGCGATTAGTTCTTATTTCTCCATTCTGTAAACCCACTTCAAACAGCGCCCTGTCTGTCGCTTTCTGCAGTTTATACGAGAGCCAGGCATTCTGTCCAGAGTCCACATCAACAGCCACCACTTTAGTGACAAGATATCCCACATCTGCTGAACGAGGCACAATTTCAGCCACCAGAG containing:
- the LOC139391237 gene encoding protocadherin gamma-A11-like isoform X9, which gives rise to MSDRTMTRQVLLFISVLSLSSVHGQVSYSIPEEMAKGSLVGNIVQDLGLDIKRLKSGKARIFTGDSAEYIELNKERGVLLIKERIDRETLCGMTTPCALHFQIILENPMEFFRVTVEITDVNDNAPSFKKTEKRFEISESAVIGATFMLEIAIDPDVDLNCLQSYTLNPIDLFHLKLKNQPDGSKKVEMVLQKPLDREKQEQLSLVLTAIDGGEPQLSGTVQIHVTVLDINDNAPVFTQEIYKATVVENSPKGALLATVSASDADKGSNSMVSYSFSSSTDLFELDSESGEFRLIGHVDYEKAKYYQMFIEAMDEGGLSDSSKIIIDVIDVNDNSPIIIIMSKSSSIAEDSISNTVIAMISVNDPDSDSNGQVHCGINENIPFTIKSISNAFYSLVTDSDLDRERDSEYNISVTCSDEGVPSLSSSVTLTLQISDVNDNAPVFERSSYEAYIIENNTPGLSTFTVNARDADWNQNARVSYILEDSSVNGVPVSSYVSVSADSGVIHSVRSFDYEQIKDFQFRVKAQDGGSPPLSSVVAVRILVQDQNDNTPQVLYPVQTSSSLVAEMVPRSADVGYLVTKVVAVDVDSGQNAWLSYKLQKATDRALFEVGLQNGEIRTIRQVNDKDVVKQRLTVVVEDNGQPSRSATVNVNVAVADSFPEVLSEFTDFTHDKEYNDNLTFYLVLALAVVSFLFVTCLVVIISVKIYRWRQSRVLYHSNLPVIPYYPPRYADTLGTGTLQHVYNYEVCRTTDSRKSDCKFVRPCSQNVLIMDPSSTGTMQRMQSENNILDEPDSPLEQKPPNADWRFTQGQRPGPSGAGGPPEMAMGTGPWPNPPTEAEQLQALMAAANVSEATATLGPGTMGLSTRYSPQFTLQHVPDYRQNVYIPGSTATLTSNPQQQQQQQQMLMQQQMAAQQQALQAQPSEASAQPEPPKAAQTPASKKKSTKKEKK
- the LOC139391237 gene encoding protocadherin gamma-A11-like isoform X8 — encoded protein: MSDRTMTRQVLLFISVLSLSSVHGQVSYSIPEEMAKGSLVGNIVQDLGLDIKRLKSGKARIFTGDSAEYIELNKERGVLLIKERIDRETLCGMTTPCALHFQIILENPMEFFRVTVEITDVNDNAPSFKKTEKRFEISESAVIGATFMLEIAIDPDVDLNCLQSYTLNPIDLFHLKLKNQPDGSKKVEMVLQKPLDREKQEQLSLVLTAIDGGEPQLSGTVQIHVTVLDINDNAPVFTQEIYKATVVENSPKGALLATVSASDADKGSNSMVSYSFSSSTDLFELDSESGEFRLIGHVDYEKAKYYQMFIEAMDEGGLSDSSKIIIDVIDVNDNSPIIIIMSKSSSIAEDSISNTVIAMISVNDPDSDSNGQVHCGINENIPFTIKSISNAFYSLVTDSDLDRERDSEYNISVTCSDEGVPSLSSSVTLTLQISDVNDNAPVFERSSYEAYIIENNTPGLSTFTVNARDADWNQNARVSYILEDSSVNGVPVSSYVSVSADSGVIHSVRSFDYEQIKDFQFRVKAQDGGSPPLSSVVAVRILVQDQNDNTPQVLYPVQTSSSLVAEMVPRSADVGYLVTKVVAVDVDSGQNAWLSYKLQKATDRALFEVGLQNGEIRTIRQVNDKDVVKQRLTVVVEDNGQPSRSATVNVNVAVADSFPEVLSEFTDFTHDKEYNDNLTFYLVLALAVVSFLFVTCLVVIISVKIYRWRQSRVLYHSNLPVIPYYPPRYADTLGTGTLQHVYNYEVCRTTDSRKSDCKFVRPCSQNVLIMDPSSTGTMQRMQSENNILDEPDSPLEQKPPNADWRFTQGQRPGPSGAGGPPEMAMGTGPWPNPPTEAEQLQALMAAANEVSEATATLGPGTMGLSTRYSPQFTLQHVPDYRQNVYIPGSTATLTSNPQQQQQQQQMLMQQQMAAQQQALQAQPSEASAQPEPPKAAQTPASKKKSTKKEKK